GTCTGGGGAGCCAAAATTCCCTCCAGTTGAAATTCCAGGCTCCAACAGTGGGAGattgtttgcctttttccttttttccttccgtttttcattcctttttccttttttcttttccttttttcctttcctttttccttcctttttccttccttttttcctctcctttttccctttcctttttccctttcattttttcctttcctttttcctttccttttttcctttccttttttctttttcctttcctttccgGGGCAAAACTGATGGAAAAAAGACTTTGGGAAAAGTGGGGGTGGCACAGTGGGGACCCCTCTCTGCTTTTGGGAGCTCCAGATTtggctcctcctcttcctcctcctcctcctcctcctcttcctcccaccaCAATTTCCTACAAAAACAGGATTTGTTTGCCCAGAAATGAGGGAAAATCTGAATCGAGGAAAATCCAAACCGAGGAAAATCTGAATCACTGGCTCGCCATAAAAATCAACGAAGGGGTTTCGGGGGGGGAAAATCCTCCCACGGGGACCCCGGGGTGTGGGAGATGAAACCCCTCAggtttttcccaaaaaaaaaaaccaacctggGACCACCTCAGCCGGACGGAAAATGTGGGATTTGCACCCGAGCCTGCTCCCAGGCGGCTGCAGTTCCCAAAATTCCAGGATGTTTGAAGTTGGGAACAAGACTTTGGATCCGGGGGCCTCACCTTTGGATTTGGGGTCTCACCTGTGGATttggggtctctcccttggacCTGGAGGTTTCTCCCGTGGATCTGGGATCCTGTGGATCACCAGGCGGGATCCAGCGCCATCCTGGAGGATTCCTCCGGGATTGGGGTGAGGACGATCCCCGCGAGCCtcatcccttctccctcccctcttcccAGGGGTCGGGGCCAGGGAAACCGtgctgggaattctgggagaGGCGACACTCCTGCGGATCCCCCACCAGCTGCGGGAGCGCACCGTGGAATTCGGGGAAGcctcctggaaaaaaatcatggagGAGCCGCTGaagaagaaattcctgctgaagaTTTCCGGCGGGAATCCCGTGGAGTACGAGCCGGAGCGGATGCGCTTCCACGAGCAGGACTTTTCCCTGGAAATCCTCAACACCAGCCGGGATGACCAGCGGCTCTACGAGTACAGCGTCAACAAGGGGTCGGAGGAGGAGGTCTGGCAGGTCCAGCTGGAAGTGTTCggtaaaaaaatcccattggGAATCACCGGGATGATGATCCAGACCTTTCCTGGATGTTCCAGGCCTTTTCCTGGATGTTCCAGACCTTTCCTGGATGTTCCAGACCTTTCCCGGATGTTCCAGGCCTTTTCCTGGACGATCCTGGCATTTTGGGAGCAGGTCTGGGAGGTGTATATTGGTCAGGGGCGTGCAAAATGCCCCCTTTGATGTCCAAAAACCCCTGGAATTTccattcctcctttttccagagctggaggctgatCCCAGCTTTTTTTGCTGGCATTCCCCGGCTTTTTGTTGGATATTCCCAGCCTTTTCCCGGAATTTCCCGCCATTCTCCTGGaatttgctgggttttttttccggGTGTTCCCGTCCTTCTGGGAGCAGGTCTGGGATGCGGGAGGTGGGAACCGCCGCCCTCCGTGCCCCAGTCCTGGAATTCCCGTCTCTCCCCAGAGCCGGTGGCCGAGCCCAGCATCCGGATCCTCCGTCGGGACTCCTCCAacgggagctgctccctggcgCTGCGCTGCTCCTCGCAGCGGGGGGACGCGGTTTCCTACAGCTGGGACAGCCGGGACGGCGGATCCGGGGGGATCTGCTCCGGCAACGGCAGCGACCTGGCGCTCTCGTTCCCCCTGCGGAGCGCGGCCTTCGGCTGCGTCTGCACCGCCCGCAACCCCGTCAGCAGCCGCCGCGCCGCCTTCGACGCGGCCCAGTGcggctcccagcacaggggtAGGTCCTGGGACCCCGGAATCCTGGAATCCCATAATCCTGGAATCCCAGAACCAAAGAACCCCAGAACCACGGAATTCTGGAATCCCGGAATCCCAGAGCCCCAGAACCCCGggatcctggaattccagaaccccagaatcctggaatcttggaatcctggaatcccagagccccagaatcctggaattccagaaccccagaatcctggaatcttggaatcctggaatcccagagccccagaatcctggaattccagaaccccagaatcctggaatcttggaatcctggaatcccagaaccccagaatcctggaatctTGGAATCCTGGAATCCTAGAACCCCAGAACCCCggaatcctggaattccagaaccCCAGAATCAAAGAACCCCAGAACCACGGAATTCtggaatcccaaaatcccagagccccagaatcctggaattccagaaccCTAGAACCCTGGGATCCTAGAATCTCAGAGccccagaatcctggaatcccATAATCCTGGAACCCCAGAACCAAAGAACCCCGGAACCATGGAATTCtggaatcccaaaatcccagagcCCCGGAATCCTGGAATCCCGGAATCCCAGATTCCTGGAACTCCAGAACCCCGGAATCCCATAATCCCAGAACCCCAGAATCCCAGATTCCTGGAACTCCTGGAACTCCTGGAATTTTGGAATCCAAGAGTCCCGGAACCCCAGAATCCAAGAACCTCAGgctcccagaatcccagaatctcAGAATCCCGGGAttgtggggtgggaagggggcTCTGGAGATGTCCCTGCGCTGTCAGGGCGGGCGTGGGGATTCGATGGATTTGGGTGGGGATTTGATGGATTTGGGTGGGAATTTGATGGATTTGGGTGGGGATTCGATGGATTTCTATGGCTATTTGAGATTTTCTACGGATATTTGATATATTTCTACGGATATTTGATATATTTCTACGGATATTTGATATATTTCTATGGATATTTGATATATTTCTATGGATTAATGGGATCCCACTTTGGACGAGAGTTTTTTACGGATATTGGAGGTATTCCTATGAACATTCAAGACATTtctgcccctccagcccccgTGAAGCCACCTGAGagattttagggtttttttccgaCCCCACCACCAGCCCCCTGTGGCTTTTTCGCTCAAATAAGGCAAATGAAGAGCTCAGAGGCGTTTCCTGCCCTTTGCTTCCTGCTCCGCAGCGCACCGGCCCCGAATCAGGTGACAGAGGTGACAAATTCAGCCTCCGAATCTGGCGAGGAAGTGGCAAAGCTCAGACCCAAAATTAGGGTGCAGTGGTGGCAAAAATCAGCCCCGAAATCAGGTGACAGGTGACAAAAATCAGGTGAcaaaaatcagcccaaaatcaggtgacaggtgacaaaaatcagccccaaaatcaGGGGACAGGTGGCAAAAATCAGCCCCAAATCAGGTGACAGAGGTGACAAAACTCTCTGGGTGACCCGGGGCCACCTCTCCTgtgtgtcccctcctgtcccaggtGACCCCGGGGTGGGGACACGGCTCCTGGTGCCGCTGGTGGTGCTCGGCgtcatcctcatcctcatcctcatcgTCATCGTGGTCATTGTCACCTTCAGGGACACCTGTGGCCAAATTTGCTCGGTCAAATGTGAGTTTGGGGGGTCCTGGAGCGGGTGGGGGTCCCTGAGGGCTGATCCCCAAAATCCTGGGGGTCGGGAAAGAATTCCGGGGTCATCGGGCGCAGGCTGTGACCAATCCCCAAGCGGTGTCCTGAGGGACCGAGGATGAGCTCCTGGGAGAGAAAATCCCGAAAGGAGAATCCTGAGGGGACTGGGGGGGGCTGATCCCAGTGAAAAGGGGGATCCAggcgggatttgggatctgctggggggatttgggatctgggatttgggatttgggatctgccggggggatttgggatctgatCCTAGGGAACGGGgtaggacaagagggaatggcctcgagctgtgccagggctggaaatttggggaaattcctcctggaaaggGCGGCCAGGCCTCggcccagggagggttggagtgtccacccctggaggtgtccGAGGAATTCCTGGAGATTCCTCGGGATGGCCAAGAGGGGACCGGACACCGCTCGGACTCGGAGACCTCGGAATTCTTTTCCAACCTGGCTGATCCCGGGATTGTGccacccctccccaccccacagGTGACCAGGACCCCTCCCGGGTCACCCCGGACCCCTCCCAGGTCACCCCGGCCAGCGCCACCATCTACGCCCAGGTGCAGCGGGTGCAGgtgagggggaaatgggaaaaaaaggggggaaaatggggaaaaaggggggaaaatgggaaaaaaagggggggaaatggggaaaaaaggggaaagtgGGGAAGAAAGGCGataagggggaaaagggggaaaagaggggaaaaaagggtgaAGAAAAGGGGGAATAAACTTCACTGACACAACTTGCCGAGCCCCCAACGTCCCACGGTGGCTTTGGGGACAAACTCTGggattttcccccttctccGAGCCCCGCTGGGCCCAGCCCCGGCAGGAAAAGGTGGCGGCAGGACCGGGGTGGCCCCATGGGGACCCTCGCGTCGCTGCCCACCCTTTGTCCCCTCCCACAGAAGCCCCAAGGGACCGTCCCCAACGCCACACCCCTGTCCTGCACCACCATCTACGCCGCGGCCACCGGGCCACCCCTGGCCCCCGACGGAGCCCCCCGGTCCCCGGCCGGGTCCCCAACCCCGCGGGGACGCCCCGCGCTGTCCCAGGTAAGGGGGACCGTCCCCAAGCCCCGCCCGTGGggcccccccggcccggccgcctcGCTGACCCCTTTGTGCCCCCATTTTTGTCCCCCTCAAGGAGCCCACGACGGTTTACGCCAGCGTGACCCTGCCCGTGGCCTGAGCCTCCCCGGGATCCCCTCCCGGCTGGAATCGCCGCCGGTCCCGGGGGATCCTCTGGGGATCCCCGAGCACCCCCAGAGGAATCGAGCGGCGTGGCCGGCGTGCAGCGCTGTGGGATGGTCAAGAGAGGGCTGGACACGGGAAAGGAACCTCTCCCGGCTGCGCGGGAGGAATCCCAGCGGGATCCCGGAGCcgtgggagaagggagaggggcTCTGGATGcgcctggagctgggaatgatgGATGATCCAACGGGAATGGTCATTCCCACACCTGGAGTCCTTGGAATGGTCATTCCCATTGCTGTGACTCCTGGAATGGTCATTCCCACACCTGTGACCCCTGGAATGGTCATTCCCACACCTGGAGCCCTTGGAATGGTCATTCCCACACCTGTGACCCCTGGAATGGTCATTCCCACACCTGTAGCCCTTGGAATGGTCATTCCCACAGCTGGAGCCCTTGGAATGGTCATTCCCACACCTGTAACCCTTGGGAATGGTCATTCCCACACCTGGAGCCCTTGGAATGGTCATTCCCACACCTGTGACCCCTGGAATGGTCATTCCCACACCTGCGGCCTCGGGAAGGCCGTCGGGATTTGGACTCCAGCCTCATCCCTGCGGAATTTCACACCAGGATCTCATCCCGCGGTCCTGAATTCCCAAGGGAACCCACAGGGACTTCAAAGAGCAAAAAACGggaggtggttttgtttcctgagcTCCGGAACGcgttaaaaatcccaaatccgCCGGATTTTGGCCCGAGGAGTGAGGGATTTTGGCAGAAGCCAGGTCCTACCAAactttcccattcccatcctttCCAAGGGATTTCATAAGCCCAAAATACCTCAGGTGCCCGCAGCTCGTGGATTGCAGcggagggaaaggaaaataaactcgGAATTTAGAGAACCCGTTGGGATTGGATTCTGGAGGGGTTTCCCAGGCTGGACCTGgatttgggggaagaaaaaggaagttttttgcccagggaagggcagctcaggctcGTCCTGGTGGCTCTAAATTGGTGGGAAAGCCCCGAATTCCatcagggaggtttggagtcgCCATCCCTGGATGTGGCAAGGCGAGAATCGGaggctttctctctctctccccgCGTCCGAGGTCTAATTCAGGCTCTAATCAgccaattaattaattaaacgAGTTTATTGTGCAGCTCAGCTGTATTtacaccaaggaaaaaaataaataaaaaacgATTCCTAAATTTCCAAACcctaaaaaccccacagaattcccacctgcctgcccaatcccaaatccatcctcaTTCCTACCCCAAAATCCTCCTCATTCCCACCCCAGAATCCTCCTCGTTCCCACCCCAGAATCCTCCTAATTCCAACCCCAAAGTCCTCCTCATTCTGACCCCAAAATCCTCCTCGTTCcagcccccaaatcccctttcTGTCCCCAAAATGTTGTCCTCAAGGTCCCGTGCACCCCACACCAGTCGGGGCCGGCAGCTCCCAGTCCCTCACCGGGGCAGAGGAaccagggtttgtttttttaggatttttaatCCATGCTTTTAGGatatttttagaatattttagcATCATTTCTTTAGTCTGCTCCAGCTCACTTCCCCCTCGCCCCAAAATTGCACCACGACCGTCGGCGTGTGACCTTTCCCGAATCGTCCCGGCTGGGGAAGCGCCGCCCGCCCAAAACTGTCACTGTCCCATGTCTGGGGGTGGCTTCTggggggggacagagggggcAAAGCTGAGGGCCAAAGCTGGGGGAACCGGGGCTGGTCCCACGCCACACCTGAGCCACTTGTCCCACACGGCGACGCTCTTGCGCAGGCGACGCTCTCGGCTCGCCATCTTTCCATGGAACACGGAGCAGGTTTTTATTACACATCTTAAATTTCCTTTTGGGTGTGAATTGCTCCTCCTTGGTGCGTCATCTTTGTCACAAACCACATCTGAAGCCGCCCCGCCTCGACCCAGGCACTGAAAAGCCACGCCgctgctcttcctcttcctccttgtGGAGCTCGTTTCTGCGTGCCGATGCCCCAAACCCTCTCCGTTTCCAGGCAGCCATGGACGTGCTTTGGATCCCTCTTCTCGCCACCCTCGCGCTCCTCCACCAAACCAGTGAGTGCCAGGTGCTCCttctgccctggggaggagacctgggggtggttttggggtttttggggtcgAGGGATGTGTGGGACCCCCAGAGGAGCTCCATGGGGTGGATTTGTGCCCAGTGTTGGGATCCAGGGCTGCCGTGGagacctgctgctggaggggcagTGTCCATCTCTGGTGTCCACCCCTGGTGTCCATCCCTGGTGTCCACCCCTGGTGTCCATCCCTGGTGTCCATCTCTGGTGTCCATCCTTGGTGTCCATCCCTGGTGTCCATCCCTGGTGTCCATCTCTGGCCCAGCCTttgtccagctgctgcccaggagctcctggcagaggTTATTTATTCCATGGATTCGCCATCCCTGGAGTGaccaaggccaggatggagtCCCCTGGGATGCTGGAAGGCTCCGGGAGGTGGAACAGGATAATTTTAAATTCCCTCCCAACCCCAAACCTCTCCGGGATTCCACGATTCTCctccaaggagcagctgcaggcctggccaggagctccctgtcctgctcGGGTCCCTGGTGGCTCAGAGCGAACCTTTCGGACCTTTCCGAGCCACCTCCAAACTTTTCACTTCCATTTTCGCCTCCAGGCTCTGTCCTCGCTCCCCTTTGAGCCTGCCAGGCGCTCCTCGTCCCTTGGCAAGGAGCCCgtggggggtttggggtggtttgggggaCCCCCAGGAGGGTGGGGACGTGTTGGGCCGGCTCCAGATGGGTGGAGGATTGGGGAAACgtccagagatggggcaaccAGGGGGAAAGATGGGGCAACCAGGGGGAAAGACGCCCTGGCCTCCTCCTTGGCCATGGAAACCCTCTGGAGAGGAGCGATGAggtccatccctgctccagatGTTCTCCAGACgtcctgctctgccttcagctCCGTGTTGCCTCCCAGTTTTTGGCGGTCTCGTCCTGGGGTGTTTTCTGGCTGAAAAGAGGGAAATTGGGCAAggtccagcccttccccagcccgAGGGGGTTTATCGTGGTGGCCATCCCATGACCGACGTGATTCAGCCAATTTTGTGCGCGTTTATCTTCCcctgcagctttttccttccACGTGCTCCATTGTCCGTGTCCCGAGGCTGAGCGAGACAGAAGTTCCGAGCCCGAGCTCGGGGGTGGGATCAGTTCCCAGTTAGaaaaactgggaagaaaaactcCATTCCCAGTAGAAATTGGGTGGCGCGGTTAATTGGAAACGAGAAGTTGcgaaaataacaaaaccagctccttcctccttgAGCTGGTGACCAAGGGAGCGGCGTGGTCACTGCAGGGGAGGGACGGGTCCAGAGGGAGCTTGGACcttgtcctgggctgcatccagaggagTGCGGGAGGGTTCTCGTTACGGGAATGGcgagatcccacctggagtggtcagatcccacctggaatggcgagatcccacctggagtgGTGAGATCCACCTGGAGTGGTGACGTCCAGCCTGGAATCACCAGATGCCCCCAGGTCTGGTGCCCCCAGAAGCTCGTGGAGCTGTTGGAGCGGGTCCACAGTTTCAGAGTTCCTTTCCCTGCGGCCGCAGGCAGTGTTCCGCCTGGAGCAGccgtgctggagctgccccgtgcacccctggcagtgcccagggcccggctgggcagggccgggagcgccctgggctgctggaagctgtggggatttttggggagcACAATGAGAGGAGTTTCGGGTCCATCCCAACCCAGACCTTTCCACGATTCCCTGATTCTCCTCCAAGGAGCGGCTGCACGTCTGACCAGGAGCTCCCCGTCCTGCTCAGGGATCCTTCCCGACCTTCCCATCCCCAACTCCTCGTTCCCCTTTCCCTCTCGGTTCCCCTCCGGGCTCTGTCCTTGGCACGAGGCTgcgggggctcagcctggggggGCCTCGTGCTCTTCCTTCACCCAGGGACCCTTCCATGAGCCCCCCATGAGCCCTCAAACAGCCCCAGCCCGGATGGGCTTCACTGTCTGGGTTCAGCGACCTCATCCCACCGTGATCCCACCGTGATCCCACATTGATGCCAGCTTGATCCCACCGTGATCCCATCTTGATCCCACCTTGCTCCCAGCTTTTCATCCCACCTCCATTTCCCCTTTTCATTCCACCTTGATCCCACCTTCACCCTCCTTcatcccagcttttcctccaaCCTTGATCCCACCTTCACCCCAAGTTCTCTCTCCGCTTTCTCTCCCCAGCGAGCGCCAGCGACACCACGGAGATGATCGGGGTCCTGGGCGGGTCCGTGACCTTCCGCACGCAGAACACAGATGGAAATGCAGCACACTGGAGTTTTGGGAATGAACCCATAGTGACTGTGAAATTTGAGGATTCTCctacaataatatttttaaaagacgAATTCAAAACCCGTTTTGCCATCTCCGAGAGAGGCCACGtgctcagcatctcccagctgaGGATGGAGGATGCCGGGACCTACTCTGTAACAATCAACGGAAAAACATCCACCTTCCGCCTCCAGGTGTTCCGTAGGTGCTCTCAGtgctgtttttggggtttttttccctaaaagaGAGGTTTGTGACCCCGCTGTGCCCCCAGgggagctgccagagcccaCGGTGACCTGCGAGGCCCAGAACTGCTCGCacgggagctgcagctcctccctgcgCTGCTCCGCGCCCGGCGCCGACCTCGGGAACGTCTCCTACACCTGGAGCAGACAGGATCGGACGTGGGACGGGAGCTccgtggtgctgctggtgaACGAATCGGCCGGGGACGAGCCGGAGCCGCTGACGTGCACGGCACGGAACCCCGTCAGCAGCAGGAGCGTCACCGTCCCCAGCCCCGGGGTGCTCTGCGCGGGTGAGAGCCGGGGGAAAGGTGGGACGGGCTGATCCCGATTGCctgggaaatgtgggaatgttggggatgggatgggctgatCCCGATTCCCTGGGAAACGCGGGAATGTTGGGGATGGGCTGATCCCGATTGCCTGGGGAACGTGGGAATgttggggatgggatgggctgatCCCGATTGCCTGGGAAACGCGGGAATGTTGGGGATGGGCTGATCCCGATTGCCTGGGAAACGCGGGAatgttgggatttgggattgggacGGGCTGATCCCGATTGCCTGGGAAATGCGGGAAtgttgggatgggatgggctgatCCCGATTGCCTGGGGAACGTGGGAATGTTGAGATTTGGGATTGGGACGGGCTGATCCTGATTCCCTGGGAAACGCGGGAATgttggggatgggatgggctgatCCCGATTGCCTGGGAAACGTGGGAatgttgggatttggggttgggcTGGGCTGATCCCGCTCCCCCGAGATCTTTTCGCATCTCCTCCCTTTTCCAGGCgccctctccagcagccagctcGGGGTCACGGGCGGGATCTTTCTCACAGCCGCGATTCTAGTCGCGCTGCTTTCATTGCTTTTCCTCGGGATCTTATGGAAATCCAAAGGTGAGCGTGGAAAACCGTCCCtggagccctgggcagcaggaggggggaCCCGGGGCGGGGGACAGAGCCAGGGTGGGGCTGATTTGGGGCTGATTTGGGGCtgatttggggtggatttggggctgatttGGGGCAGATTTGGGGCTGATTTGGGGCGGATTTGGGGCGGATTTGGGGCGGATTTGGGGCAGATTTGGGGCGGATTTGGGGCAGATTTGGGAGTGATTTGGGGCtgatttggggtggatttggggcagATTTGAGGTggatttggggtgaatttggggttCTGATTCTGTCGCATCTCCCCCAGGCTGGAGGAAATTCCACCTCTCCCAGTCCAAGCCTGCGGACacaggtgggattttggggcagttcCCTGCCAGGGAATTGCATTCAGGATCTGGGGAACCATCCCCGGTGCCGTGGTTTGGGATCGGAGCTGAAGGACCCCGACCCCCCTGTCCTGGCGGGAATGGGAAGGGCTGATCCCAGATTCctgaaatcccattttccctccatttttgATGGAAAACTTCATCCCAGACCGCCAAGGGGGAGCTGGGAGCGCAGCCGTGGGATcatgaaaaaaagagggaatttggggaaaaataagaGCTGGCAAGAGTGGGGGGGGGAAGTCAGGAATTCCACTCGGTGACTCAGGCTGAGTCCAGCCAAGAATACCAGAATTCCCGAGGTTGGAAAATCCCTCCAGGACCGCcgagtccaagctgtgcccgaTCCCCACCTGCTCACCCGGACCAATGCAGGAATTCCAAAGGGAAATTTAGAcccaaaaatgggattttaagGGATCTAAATCCCCCTTTCCCCACTCTGTCCCATGAGCAATGAAGGGACCACGTGAAGGAGAAATGAATCGATTTTATCCTCCGAAAAGCAGCCAGGAATTTGGGAttgaaaccaaaaaaaaggcgGATTTTCCCCTGTCCTTGGTGCTGGAAGTTCATCCCAACCCCACAGCACCAGGGAGGGTGGGATGAGGAGCAACTCCCGCCTCCTGCAGCTCCGAGGGGCTCCGGGGTCGAGGTTTTACCCGAGCCTGGACTCCTGAGGTTGGGATTCCCTCAGAAGCACCCAGGGGGattccctgcatcccaaatccccaaattcccgctttttttccccagctgcagaggccACAAGCGACTACGCCACCGTGTACGCCGAGGTGGGCCCTTCCCAGCAGGTGAGTCCGGGCTTGGGGACACCCCGGGaacaccctggggacaccctggggacagctggacaGCCCTTGGTTCATTTTGAGAATTCCAAGTGGGAAGTGCCGCAGCTGGAGGCGGCCCAAGGGCTCCTGGACTTGCCCAAAACCCCGTGCCCAGCCCCAAAACCTCGTTTTTTGGAGGGATCAGAgagaaatggggattttggggttggaGGGAGTTTTAaatcatcccattccatgggcGGGGACACTTCCCGCTgtcccaggatgctccagcctggctttgggacGGGACAAACCTCCACGGGTGGATCTTTGCGGGATCTCTGGATTTGGGATCCTCTTTTCCCAAACGCTTTCAAAATCCTCTTCCCCCAGCGCGTCCCCGACGGAGCTAAAGCCAAACCAGCGGACGGGGCACCCGCCACAACCATTTATTCCCTGGTCAAACACCCGGACCAGGTGAGCCGCGAGacccccgggccggggctggaacccctggagctgggatgggcacAGAGGGGTCCAGAGCCTCAAACCCAACCCCAGGATCTCCCGCCGGGGCTGGGATCGGCCCCCGCGATCCCAAACCCAGcttgtgtccctctgtccttgCAGGCGGGTGACGGGAAGGTGGAAGATGCCGCCGCAACTGGCCTGGAGCTGGTCTAGAAGGACCCAGAACCGGTTTAAAGGAGCTGGAACTGGTTTAAGAACGTGAAACTGGTTTAAAGGACCGGGAAGTTATTTAAGGACATGAAACTGGTTTAAAGGACCTGGAACTGGTTTAAAGAACATGGTTTAAAGGACCGGGAAGTGATTTAAAGATCTCGAGCTGTTTTAATGAGTCTGGACCTGGTTTACGAGAAACCAGAACTGGTTTAGAAGAAGCTTGAACCGGTTTGAAAGACTTGGAACTGGTTTAAGGACATGAAACTGGTTTAAAAATCCCTAAAGTGTTTTAAAGGTCTGGAGCTGTTTGAATGAGTCTGGACCTGATTTACGAGAAACCAGAGCTGGTTTAGAAGAAGCTCGAACCGGTTTAAAAGACCTGGAACTGGTTTAGAAGGACCTGGAACCGGTTTCAAGGGTCTCCACTGGCCGGTGAGATGGATGGATCCCACAAGGTGACTCTGGGACAGCTCCAACATCCCCGATCCCGCTCCGGACCCGGATCTCACGGATCTCCCCCTCCCGGAATCTCCgctcctggttttttttccctctcgCTGGGATTTCAGGGAGGATTTTTGGGaactttctcctcttttttggCCGCTCCGTGGGATTCAGGCTCCTCTTCCCACCCTCTCCCACCGGGATCCTGCACCAAAACTCTGCCGAAGCTGCTGGGACTCCCAGACGGGCTGGAGGAGACTCTAAAAGGGTTTTTCCGTGGAATCCCGGAATTCCAACCCCAGCCTGGGACCAATCCTGGTCACCCAGAGCCGCATGCAGTGGGTTCTTTGGAC
This window of the Motacilla alba alba isolate MOTALB_02 chromosome 25, Motacilla_alba_V1.0_pri, whole genome shotgun sequence genome carries:
- the LOC119711657 gene encoding signaling lymphocytic activation molecule-like, producing the protein MGSGTWLRLLLTLGALWGVGARETVLGILGEATLLRIPHQLRERTVEFGEASWKKIMEEPLKKKFLLKISGGNPVEYEPERMRFHEQDFSLEILNTSRDDQRLYEYSVNKGSEEEVWQVQLEVFEPVAEPSIRILRRDSSNGSCSLALRCSSQRGDAVSYSWDSRDGGSGGICSGNGSDLALSFPLRSAAFGCVCTARNPVSSRRAAFDAAQCGSQHRGDPGVGTRLLVPLVVLGVILILILIVIVVIVTFRDTCGQICSVKCDQDPSRVTPDPSQVTPASATIYAQVQRVQKPQGTVPNATPLSCTTIYAAATGPPLAPDGAPRSPAGSPTPRGRPALSQEPTTVYASVTLPVA
- the LOC119711658 gene encoding T-lymphocyte surface antigen Ly-9-like translates to MDVLWIPLLATLALLHQTTSASDTTEMIGVLGGSVTFRTQNTDGNAAHWSFGNEPIVTVKFEDSPTIIFLKDEFKTRFAISERGHVLSISQLRMEDAGTYSVTINGKTSTFRLQVFRELPEPTVTCEAQNCSHGSCSSSLRCSAPGADLGNVSYTWSRQDRTWDGSSVVLLVNESAGDEPEPLTCTARNPVSSRSVTVPSPGVLCAGALSSSQLGVTGGIFLTAAILVALLSLLFLGILWKSKGWRKFHLSQSKPADTAAEATSDYATVYAEVGPSQQRVPDGAKAKPADGAPATTIYSLVKHPDQAGDGKVEDAAATGLELV